From the genome of Candidatus Electrothrix communis, one region includes:
- a CDS encoding mannose-1-phosphate guanylyltransferase/mannose-6-phosphate isomerase, translating to MQIQPVILAGGTGTRLWPLSRELYPKQLLSLIGEYSLLQTTLIRVSLIPDALPPLIVVGEEHRFLTRTQVEELNLFPEYQLLLEPLGKDTAPAVCGAALFAQKHSEKDILLLVLPADHLIARPDDFIKAVTRAKKLAKQGKLATFGIVPDRPETGYGYIRRGEKHAVQSFVEKPDLATAEQYIADSNYFWNSGMFAFPVNLLLAELDEYAPDIVTCMKKAVKKGTPDGVFFRFDPKAMQQSPADSVDYALMEKTSQAVVVEADFGWNDIGSWSALWEITEKDPKGNVISGDVLLEDVENCLIRSEDTLVAAIGLRDTLVVETSDAVLIAPLDRAQDVKKIVNKLKKQNRTEFHSHRTVFRPWGSYTTLEIYDRFQIKRITVNPGARLSSQMHHHRHEHWVVVRGTARVENGEREILLREDESTYIPLGTTHRLENPGVIPLELIEIQIGSYLGEDDIVRFDDEYGRNI from the coding sequence ATGCAAATCCAGCCCGTTATTCTTGCAGGCGGCACCGGCACCCGTCTTTGGCCCCTTTCCAGAGAGCTGTACCCAAAACAGCTCCTCAGTCTGATCGGAGAGTATTCCCTCCTGCAAACGACCCTCATCCGCGTCAGCCTGATACCAGATGCCCTGCCCCCTCTTATTGTGGTGGGCGAAGAACACCGTTTCCTAACCCGGACCCAAGTCGAAGAACTGAATCTGTTTCCAGAGTATCAGCTCCTCCTTGAGCCCTTAGGCAAAGACACAGCTCCGGCAGTCTGTGGCGCTGCCCTGTTTGCACAAAAACACAGCGAAAAAGACATTCTTTTGCTCGTCTTGCCAGCAGACCATCTCATTGCCCGTCCGGATGATTTTATCAAGGCCGTAACACGGGCCAAAAAACTTGCCAAGCAAGGCAAGCTGGCCACCTTCGGTATTGTACCGGATCGCCCCGAGACCGGATACGGCTATATCCGCAGAGGAGAAAAGCATGCTGTGCAATCCTTTGTGGAAAAACCGGATCTGGCAACAGCGGAACAGTACATTGCCGACAGCAACTACTTCTGGAACAGTGGTATGTTTGCCTTCCCGGTCAATCTACTCCTTGCCGAACTAGACGAGTATGCCCCTGACATCGTGACCTGCATGAAAAAGGCGGTCAAAAAAGGGACTCCTGACGGTGTATTTTTCCGCTTTGATCCAAAGGCCATGCAGCAAAGCCCGGCTGACTCAGTTGATTATGCCCTGATGGAAAAAACAAGCCAAGCAGTTGTGGTTGAGGCTGATTTCGGGTGGAATGATATCGGCTCCTGGAGCGCACTCTGGGAGATTACGGAGAAAGATCCCAAAGGTAATGTAATCAGCGGCGATGTGCTCCTTGAAGACGTTGAAAACTGCCTTATCCGTTCCGAAGACACCTTGGTGGCTGCGATCGGCCTGCGGGACACCTTGGTGGTGGAGACCTCGGATGCCGTCCTGATCGCCCCGCTGGATCGCGCTCAGGATGTGAAAAAAATTGTCAATAAACTGAAAAAACAAAACCGGACAGAATTTCACAGCCATCGCACCGTCTTTCGTCCCTGGGGCAGTTATACCACCCTGGAAATCTACGATCGTTTCCAAATCAAACGTATCACTGTGAACCCTGGGGCCCGCCTTTCTTCCCAGATGCACCATCATCGCCACGAACACTGGGTAGTGGTACGGGGCACTGCTCGGGTAGAAAACGGCGAGCGGGAAATTCTGCTCCGGGAAGACGAATCAACCTATATCCCCCTCGGAACCACCCATCGACTGGAGAACCCCGGTGTAATCCCGCTGGAGCTGATTGAGATCCAGATCGGAAGCTATCTCGGAGAAGACGACATTGTTCGTTTTGATGATGAATACGGTCGAAACATCTAA
- a CDS encoding phosphomannomutase, whose product MSEPLKCFTAYDVRGRVPEELNKDIAARIGLAFCRQIDAGKVVIGHDIRLSSPGINENLCQVLTKAGIDVVDIGLCCTEEIYFAAFQGEGDGVDGGIMVTASHNPSDYNGMKFVSRGARPMSSDSGLLEVAKNAASEDWYNSTLPEQPDHIGRHSKMPNKYKYISHLLSSIDKDALQPLKIVVNAGNGCAGPVIDLLEQHLPVNFIKLNHEPDGSFPKGVPNPLLPENREETAQAVREHGADLGLAWDGDADRCFFFDENGRFIEGYYIVGLLAAAMLKRHPGATILHDPRLIWNTQGIVQAAGGKAVMTKTGHAFIKEAMRQEEAVYGGEMSAHHYFQDFGYCDSGMLPWLLVVQLICQQKTSLSALVDERMLAYPVSGEINSTVGDPDATLQQVEEQYSDGERNYTDGLSVSYPEFRFNLRKSNTEPVLRLNVETRADTMLLQKKTEELLALIRA is encoded by the coding sequence ATGTCGGAACCGCTCAAATGTTTTACAGCCTATGACGTCCGGGGACGTGTGCCGGAGGAGCTCAATAAGGATATTGCCGCTCGTATCGGGCTGGCCTTCTGCCGACAGATTGATGCAGGTAAGGTCGTTATAGGGCATGATATTCGCCTGTCCAGTCCGGGAATCAACGAGAACCTCTGCCAGGTACTCACTAAAGCGGGCATTGATGTTGTCGATATCGGCCTGTGCTGCACAGAAGAGATCTATTTTGCCGCCTTTCAGGGAGAGGGCGACGGGGTGGACGGCGGCATCATGGTTACGGCCAGTCATAACCCATCTGACTACAACGGGATGAAATTTGTTTCACGGGGTGCCCGGCCCATGTCTTCGGATTCCGGCCTGCTTGAAGTGGCAAAAAACGCAGCCTCCGAGGACTGGTACAACAGCACCCTCCCAGAGCAGCCGGATCATATCGGACGGCATAGCAAAATGCCGAATAAATATAAATATATTTCACACCTGCTCTCCTCCATCGACAAAGACGCCTTACAACCGCTGAAAATCGTTGTCAACGCAGGCAACGGTTGCGCCGGGCCGGTCATTGATCTTTTGGAGCAACATCTCCCTGTCAACTTTATCAAGCTCAACCACGAACCAGACGGCAGTTTCCCTAAGGGCGTACCCAATCCCCTGCTCCCCGAAAATCGGGAAGAAACAGCTCAGGCCGTGCGCGAACATGGAGCAGACCTCGGCCTGGCCTGGGATGGAGACGCTGATCGCTGCTTCTTTTTTGATGAAAACGGACGTTTTATCGAAGGATATTATATTGTCGGTTTACTGGCTGCGGCAATGCTCAAACGCCATCCCGGAGCGACAATCCTCCATGACCCCAGGCTGATCTGGAACACCCAGGGAATTGTTCAGGCCGCAGGCGGTAAGGCGGTTATGACTAAAACCGGCCATGCCTTTATCAAAGAGGCCATGCGACAGGAAGAGGCCGTCTATGGGGGCGAGATGTCTGCCCATCATTATTTCCAGGACTTTGGTTATTGTGACTCTGGCATGCTGCCTTGGCTGCTGGTCGTCCAGTTGATCTGCCAGCAGAAAACCAGCTTATCCGCTCTGGTTGATGAACGAATGCTGGCCTATCCGGTCAGCGGCGAGATTAACTCCACAGTGGGTGATCCGGATGCAACATTGCAGCAGGTGGAAGAACAATACAGCGACGGCGAGAGAAATTACACAGACGGACTCTCTGTTTCTTACCCAGAATTCCGCTTCAATCTCCGCAAATCCAACACCGAGCCGGTCCTGCGCCTTAATGTGGAAACTCGTGCTGACACAATGCTCTTGCAGAAAAAAACAGAGGAGCTGCTGGCCTTGATCAGGGCGTAG
- the rfbD gene encoding dTDP-4-dehydrorhamnose reductase yields the protein MNILITGAGGQLGQDCLAVMGEEHAVHGRTSGQLDITQSEQVQHEIQTLRPDVVVNCAAYTAVDTCESEQEACWAVNAHGAANLAEACAIGGARLIHISTDYVFSGNKPVLEPYTEQDPVGPLSVYGKSKLAGEQAIADRMNDFLILRTSWLYGMGGNNFLKTMLRLAMADPERTIRVVDDQYGSLTWTMTLARQIRQLLASDLTGIAHATAEKSSTWYAGAKYFLESLGVAFSLEPCATAEYPTPAHRPANSILENSFLKEHKMNLMQDWQQDIDAFVELYRDELVAQFS from the coding sequence ATGAATATTCTTATAACAGGTGCAGGCGGTCAACTGGGGCAGGATTGCCTGGCGGTCATGGGCGAAGAGCATGCGGTGCATGGTCGCACCTCAGGGCAACTGGATATTACTCAGTCTGAGCAGGTGCAGCATGAAATCCAAACGCTGCGGCCGGATGTGGTTGTTAACTGCGCTGCCTATACTGCGGTGGATACATGTGAAAGCGAGCAGGAGGCTTGTTGGGCTGTCAATGCCCACGGAGCGGCCAATCTGGCTGAAGCCTGTGCAATAGGTGGCGCTCGGCTCATCCATATCTCAACGGATTATGTCTTTTCCGGTAATAAACCTGTTCTGGAGCCGTATACAGAACAGGACCCTGTTGGTCCGCTGTCTGTCTACGGCAAGAGTAAACTGGCTGGTGAGCAGGCAATTGCAGACCGGATGAATGATTTTCTTATCCTGCGCACCTCCTGGCTTTACGGGATGGGCGGAAATAATTTCCTCAAGACCATGCTGCGTCTTGCAATGGCAGATCCTGAACGAACCATCCGGGTGGTTGATGATCAGTATGGTTCGTTAACCTGGACCATGACCCTAGCTCGCCAGATCAGACAGCTGCTGGCTTCCGACCTCACCGGTATTGCCCATGCCACTGCGGAAAAATCCAGTACCTGGTATGCAGGTGCGAAATATTTTCTTGAGTCTCTGGGGGTTGCATTTTCTCTTGAGCCCTGTGCCACCGCAGAATATCCCACCCCGGCCCACCGTCCGGCCAATTCCATCCTGGAAAACAGCTTCCTGAAAGAGCACAAGATGAATTTGATGCAGGATTGGCAGCAAGATATTGATGCCTTTGTTGAGCTGTATCGAGATGAGCTGGTTGCTCAATTCTCCTGA
- a CDS encoding diguanylate cyclase, which produces MPHNQRAGSIEHYAEFMLNTLHENELVDDRYLILNKLGKGGMSVVYRALDKEDDKEVALKFLNPVNTLPYLELVVKFRNEVKVISKLDHPNIIKFHAAGDYNDIPYLVTEVLEGDSLAGLLKKGIKFSVNEALALVGKVAEALHCVHSHNIIHRDVKPSNIFVVNSATEQPEIKLLDFGLAHIMELSNFEKNDNMAGTFSYMSPEATGIIRKQLDERSDLYSVGVILYYLLTGQFPFQSSTAAELLHQIAAMRAVPLHHLNPHLADVIVHIVNRLLAKDQDERYQSANGLLYDIKRYLNDERNFTIGDGDSNEIRLSYQTKLVGREEELTMIKGLINKAARKQGGVCLIGGEPGVGKTRLVKAIKEYVYIRGYNKGEIFIESHCMAQEKKVPYQAFKHALDEFIQKVTTAGVQERSLETKRIKELAGELGTILIRLNPNLKDLLGSVPELPPLEPEKENIRFTITAAHFICNLIREDQVGILFLDDLQWADEGSLRLLEHISAHISISTSNLLILGTYRTNEVDETHGLSRIKRTAKVRGDAVTDLQIKPLSYDRVMNMVANLLKEKNEQVHAFAKYISDKAEGNPFFTITLVKEIVEQKAIVWEQGICTVDQEKINRLHLPNNILDMMLLRTKDIPQGLEDLLEISAVIGKEFRLYLLYRLIDKEHVAVLQLIDQAVKRNLLEYSLSDRGKVRFAHDRIREAFLARISDQKRAEYHLRVAWFLLEHYKGQEKEILFELTYHLMEGGDEENGLQYALLAGAKAKNNHAHQDAIAYYIYVKDILDRKGDKTEVYTVLLENLGESYRLIGKFEQSLIILKECESLIPEIKTIEKSRVLSKMGDTLFEKGEVEKSFSALEQTLRLSGIKVPQSTLAVSFKLLFELTVQFLHASLPKIFLRANKNLATREDVIVLRVLNRLYKWYFFKDMKKSLYCHLKCLNLAEKAGSCSELIYCYMLGGIIWASIPWKSRSLRYAELAIDTAKSAGDRLQEGTAYGGYSITLLMLNRPRKGLEYSKKSIQMLRGLSEYWDLGVAYAFRIQHCLLTGKLTEALTVSEEFVVLATEAQVPQNIGWALMAKGKALAMIGDANDKTIEEVKESVFLMEKTRDMANILFALSALSLIYLRQKEYDKAIETIEKVMRRFPTHYSNGVWTLDLFPLGAQVYLDAVTHLAKLSENKRREYLRRARWFCKKSMKWSKKFKFILGWSYQVNGTYEWVIGRKKEALYNWESGIAFLREHTEDTYRLGYILMEMGNFLIDEKEGVYRDIAKRHLAESQNIFKDIGAEADCQIIPELLGVQEATPSAQEVFHEQETSPQQRFSSERKIMTALETSRYLSSILDLDELLEKIMDKAIELLGAEKGILFLYPEDRNQPQELEVRVARNVECVENEKDTFFTSQSIIRKVEKEKKPLIIEDAVTDDIFKEQSSVINYALRSVLCVPIQHRNILLGVIYLDNGMISGLFNREDLWVLELISSQAGVSIENARLFKQSVMDALTGIYNRAYFDNFLLHSVQEAREEREPLSLILIDVDKFKIFNDTYGHQVGDIVLQSVAQEISNNVGKDDVAARYGGDEFVVILPGSRKDNAGRVGRKINRAVQERIVQHKMNSGKIEQLCITVSVGVAELTGDDRTELVENADQALYQVKELGRNCVVVWE; this is translated from the coding sequence TTGCCGCATAACCAGCGTGCCGGATCAATAGAACATTATGCTGAATTTATGCTGAATACGTTACATGAGAATGAGCTTGTAGACGATAGATATCTCATCCTGAATAAACTCGGGAAGGGCGGGATGTCTGTAGTTTATCGAGCATTAGATAAGGAGGATGATAAAGAAGTTGCGCTCAAATTCTTGAATCCTGTCAATACCCTTCCTTACCTTGAACTGGTTGTCAAATTCAGAAACGAAGTTAAAGTGATCAGTAAGCTTGATCATCCTAATATTATTAAATTTCATGCCGCAGGAGATTATAACGATATACCCTATTTGGTCACGGAAGTGCTGGAAGGAGACAGTCTTGCTGGACTCTTGAAAAAGGGTATTAAATTCAGCGTAAATGAGGCGTTAGCCCTTGTCGGGAAAGTCGCCGAAGCCCTGCACTGTGTTCATTCCCACAATATTATTCATCGGGATGTGAAGCCAAGTAATATTTTCGTCGTGAACAGCGCGACGGAGCAGCCTGAAATTAAGTTGCTCGATTTCGGCTTGGCACATATCATGGAACTGAGTAATTTTGAAAAAAATGATAATATGGCAGGTACATTTTCCTATATGTCTCCTGAAGCGACCGGTATTATACGTAAACAGCTTGACGAGCGCAGTGATCTCTATTCCGTTGGTGTTATTCTTTATTATCTTTTAACCGGCCAATTCCCCTTTCAGTCCTCCACCGCCGCAGAGCTGCTTCATCAGATCGCAGCCATGAGAGCGGTGCCCCTGCACCATTTAAATCCCCATCTTGCTGATGTTATCGTTCATATTGTTAACCGTCTCTTGGCAAAGGACCAGGATGAACGTTATCAGAGTGCCAACGGACTCCTTTATGATATCAAAAGATACTTAAATGACGAGAGAAACTTCACCATTGGTGATGGTGATAGTAATGAAATACGCCTCTCCTATCAGACCAAACTTGTTGGTAGGGAAGAAGAGCTGACCATGATCAAGGGGTTGATCAATAAGGCTGCTCGTAAGCAGGGGGGGGTCTGTCTTATCGGCGGTGAACCTGGAGTAGGAAAGACCAGGTTAGTCAAGGCTATAAAAGAGTACGTTTATATAAGGGGTTATAATAAGGGGGAAATTTTTATTGAGAGCCATTGTATGGCTCAGGAAAAAAAGGTTCCCTATCAGGCCTTCAAGCACGCCCTGGACGAATTTATTCAAAAGGTTACCACGGCCGGTGTGCAAGAAAGATCCCTAGAAACGAAAAGGATTAAGGAGCTGGCAGGGGAGCTGGGCACCATACTTATTAGGCTGAACCCAAACCTCAAGGATCTCCTTGGTTCAGTTCCAGAGTTACCACCCTTGGAACCTGAAAAAGAGAACATTCGATTTACCATTACTGCAGCCCATTTTATCTGCAACCTCATTCGGGAGGATCAGGTAGGTATCCTTTTTTTGGATGATCTGCAATGGGCAGATGAGGGGAGTTTGCGTCTCTTGGAGCATATAAGTGCTCATATAAGTATAAGTACATCAAATTTGCTCATCCTGGGGACCTATAGAACGAATGAGGTTGATGAAACCCATGGGCTGAGTAGGATTAAGCGAACAGCGAAGGTCCGAGGAGATGCTGTGACGGATCTCCAGATCAAGCCCTTGTCCTATGATAGGGTTATGAATATGGTGGCGAACCTGCTCAAAGAAAAAAATGAGCAGGTGCATGCTTTTGCAAAGTATATCTCCGACAAGGCAGAGGGTAATCCTTTCTTTACTATTACCTTGGTTAAAGAGATTGTTGAGCAGAAGGCCATTGTTTGGGAGCAGGGTATTTGTACTGTTGATCAAGAAAAAATCAACAGGCTACACCTACCGAATAACATCCTTGATATGATGTTATTACGGACCAAAGATATACCGCAGGGCCTGGAAGACCTCTTGGAAATAAGTGCTGTCATCGGCAAGGAGTTCAGGCTTTATCTTCTGTATAGGCTGATTGATAAGGAGCATGTTGCGGTATTGCAATTAATTGATCAGGCAGTGAAAAGAAACCTGCTGGAATACTCACTTAGCGATCGTGGAAAGGTCAGGTTTGCCCATGATCGTATACGGGAGGCATTCCTCGCAAGGATTTCTGACCAGAAAAGAGCAGAGTATCATCTCAGGGTCGCGTGGTTTCTTCTGGAGCATTATAAAGGGCAAGAAAAGGAGATTCTCTTTGAGCTGACCTACCATCTTATGGAGGGTGGGGACGAAGAAAATGGATTGCAATATGCTTTGCTAGCGGGAGCCAAGGCAAAGAATAACCATGCTCATCAGGATGCGATAGCCTATTATATTTATGTAAAGGATATTTTAGACAGAAAGGGTGATAAAACAGAAGTCTATACAGTTTTGCTGGAAAATTTGGGTGAGAGTTATAGGCTTATCGGAAAATTTGAGCAATCTCTCATTATCTTAAAGGAATGCGAGTCTCTTATTCCTGAGATAAAAACGATAGAGAAAAGTAGAGTTTTGAGCAAGATGGGAGATACTCTGTTTGAAAAAGGGGAAGTGGAAAAAAGCTTCTCTGCTTTGGAACAGACATTGAGACTGTCAGGGATCAAGGTTCCCCAGAGTACGTTGGCGGTTTCCTTTAAACTCTTATTTGAGTTGACAGTGCAATTTCTCCATGCCTCGTTACCAAAGATTTTTCTTAGGGCGAATAAAAATCTTGCAACGCGGGAAGATGTTATTGTTCTGCGAGTACTGAACAGGCTGTATAAATGGTATTTTTTTAAAGATATGAAAAAAAGCCTGTACTGCCATCTAAAATGTCTTAATCTCGCGGAAAAGGCGGGATCCTGCTCCGAGCTTATCTATTGTTATATGCTTGGAGGAATTATATGGGCTTCTATTCCTTGGAAGTCGAGGTCATTGAGGTATGCTGAATTAGCGATTGATACGGCAAAAAGTGCTGGAGATAGGCTTCAGGAGGGGACTGCGTATGGCGGTTATAGTATTACCTTGCTTATGTTGAATCGCCCTCGAAAAGGATTGGAGTACTCTAAAAAAAGCATACAGATGCTCAGGGGATTGAGCGAATACTGGGACCTGGGGGTTGCCTATGCTTTTAGAATTCAGCATTGTCTGTTGACTGGGAAATTAACCGAGGCATTGACTGTCAGTGAAGAATTTGTTGTCTTGGCAACTGAAGCGCAGGTTCCCCAGAATATAGGATGGGCTTTAATGGCAAAAGGAAAAGCTCTTGCCATGATTGGGGATGCAAACGACAAGACTATCGAGGAGGTCAAAGAAAGTGTTTTTTTGATGGAGAAAACAAGGGACATGGCAAATATTCTTTTTGCGTTGTCGGCCCTGTCTTTAATTTATTTACGGCAAAAAGAATATGATAAGGCGATAGAAACCATAGAGAAAGTGATGCGCAGGTTCCCTACTCATTACAGTAATGGTGTATGGACGCTGGATTTATTTCCTCTTGGGGCTCAGGTTTACCTTGATGCTGTTACCCATCTAGCAAAACTTTCAGAGAATAAACGACGGGAGTATCTTAGGCGGGCTCGGTGGTTTTGTAAAAAATCAATGAAGTGGAGCAAGAAATTTAAATTCATTCTCGGGTGGTCGTACCAGGTCAACGGTACGTATGAGTGGGTTATTGGAAGAAAAAAGGAGGCCTTGTATAATTGGGAAAGCGGTATAGCATTTCTCCGCGAACATACAGAGGATACGTATCGACTTGGCTATATTCTTATGGAAATGGGAAACTTTCTTATTGATGAGAAGGAGGGCGTCTATAGAGATATAGCAAAACGCCATCTTGCAGAGTCCCAAAATATTTTTAAGGATATAGGAGCGGAAGCTGATTGCCAGATTATCCCCGAATTATTAGGCGTTCAGGAGGCCACGCCTTCAGCTCAGGAAGTTTTTCACGAGCAGGAGACAAGTCCTCAACAGCGTTTTAGCTCGGAAAGAAAAATTATGACGGCCTTGGAAACCAGTCGCTACCTCAGTTCGATTCTTGATTTGGATGAGCTGCTGGAAAAAATAATGGATAAGGCCATAGAGTTGCTTGGGGCAGAAAAAGGAATTTTGTTCCTGTATCCTGAAGATCGAAATCAGCCGCAGGAACTGGAAGTGCGAGTTGCACGAAATGTGGAGTGTGTTGAGAACGAAAAAGATACGTTTTTTACAAGTCAAAGTATTATCAGAAAGGTTGAAAAGGAAAAAAAGCCACTTATTATTGAAGATGCTGTAACGGATGATATTTTCAAGGAGCAATCTAGCGTTATTAACTATGCGTTGCGCTCCGTGCTCTGCGTTCCGATCCAGCATAGAAATATTCTGCTCGGCGTGATTTATCTTGATAATGGTATGATCAGCGGCTTGTTTAATAGAGAGGATCTCTGGGTTTTGGAATTAATTTCCAGTCAGGCCGGTGTATCAATAGAGAATGCCCGTTTGTTTAAGCAATCGGTTATGGATGCCCTGACAGGAATATATAATCGAGCCTATTTTGATAATTTTTTACTCCATTCTGTGCAAGAGGCCCGCGAGGAACGCGAACCCTTGAGCCTCATTCTTATTGATGTCGATAAGTTTAAGATATTTAATGACACGTATGGCCATCAGGTTGGCGATATTGTCTTGCAGAGTGTTGCCCAGGAAATTAGTAATAACGTCGGAAAGGATGATGTGGCAGCTCGTTACGGAGGAGATGAATTCGTCGTTATTTTGCCCGGTTCAAGAAAAGATAATGCTGGTAGGGTCGGGAGAAAAATTAACAGGGCGGTTCAGGAACGTATCGTTCAGCATAAAATGAACAGTGGGAAAATAGAACAATTATGCATTACTGTCAGTGTTGGGGTGGCTGAATTGACAGGTGATGATAGAACAGAGTTGGTCGAGAATGCAGATCAGGCCTTGTATCAGGTGAAGGAGCTTGGGCGTAATTGTGTTGTTGTTTGGGAATAA
- the rfbA gene encoding glucose-1-phosphate thymidylyltransferase RfbA codes for MKGILLAGGSGTRLYPLTKVMSKQLIPVYDKPMIYYPLSVLMLAGIRDILIISTPSDLPRFIELFGDGGQLGLNISYAEQPRPEGLAQAFLIGKEFIGNEPVALVLGDNIFFGPGFAGIVQRCSKLTDGGIIFGYLVKDPERYGVVEFDGERKVIGIEEKPAKPKSRYAVPGLYFYDNSVVDIAASIQPSPRGELEITDVNSCYLEQGQLNVELLGRGFCWLDTGTHESLQQASSYVQAVQERQGLKIACVEEIAYRQGHISAEQVAQLAASMMKNQYGQYLMAMLEDEKLKDGLVG; via the coding sequence ATGAAAGGTATTCTTCTTGCAGGCGGATCCGGGACGCGCCTGTATCCATTGACCAAGGTAATGAGCAAACAGCTGATTCCTGTCTACGACAAACCTATGATCTATTACCCGCTTTCCGTTCTTATGCTGGCCGGAATCCGGGACATCCTGATTATTTCCACGCCAAGTGATTTGCCCAGGTTTATCGAACTCTTCGGAGATGGAGGACAGCTCGGCCTGAATATTTCCTATGCCGAACAACCCCGTCCGGAAGGTTTAGCTCAGGCATTCCTTATTGGTAAAGAGTTTATCGGCAATGAGCCGGTCGCCCTTGTCCTGGGAGATAATATCTTCTTTGGTCCTGGTTTTGCAGGGATCGTGCAGCGCTGCAGTAAACTCACAGACGGCGGAATCATCTTCGGGTATCTGGTCAAGGACCCGGAACGATACGGCGTTGTCGAATTTGATGGGGAGAGGAAAGTTATCGGGATCGAGGAAAAACCTGCAAAACCCAAATCACGCTATGCAGTACCCGGCTTGTATTTTTATGATAATTCGGTGGTGGATATTGCCGCCTCGATACAACCCTCTCCTCGCGGTGAGCTTGAGATCACAGATGTCAACTCCTGCTATCTCGAACAAGGTCAACTGAACGTGGAGTTATTAGGGCGGGGATTTTGTTGGCTGGATACAGGGACCCATGAATCCTTACAGCAGGCGTCAAGTTATGTGCAGGCAGTGCAGGAACGCCAGGGGTTGAAGATTGCCTGCGTTGAAGAAATCGCTTACCGTCAGGGGCATATATCAGCTGAGCAGGTTGCCCAGCTTGCTGCATCAATGATGAAAAATCAGTACGGTCAATATCTGATGGCGATGCTGGAAGATGAAAAACTGAAGGATGGATTGGTAGGGTAA
- the mnmA gene encoding tRNA 2-thiouridine(34) synthase MnmA: protein MTDLTRPCTVGVAMSGGVDSTVTAAILLEQGFSVHGFFMKLPLPGLDEQICKVQKAADRLNIPLHLVEMEEEFKKRIIAYFTDSYCQGRTPNPCVVCNREIKFGLLTEAMLAQGMDKAATGHYAGIHQVDDINGTALLRRGKDPTKDQSYFLCRLSSQQLQHTLFPLADYCKKDIFLQAQDFGFTQFGGDESQDVCFLVHQNLAAFLSEQGMKSMRGEIVTKDGRVLGSHQGSWKYTVGQRRGLGIPDATPWYVIGLDAKNNRVIIGKNDELFQRELLLSNMQWQLELPIPWQGKVQLRSRHQAAEAEVNPVENGNWRIRFQEPQRAVTPGQFAVLYQEDMVVGSGIIQS from the coding sequence ATGACTGACCTAACACGCCCCTGCACCGTCGGCGTTGCCATGAGCGGCGGTGTTGACTCCACGGTTACCGCTGCAATTCTGCTTGAACAGGGTTTTTCTGTACATGGTTTTTTCATGAAGCTCCCGCTGCCCGGCCTTGATGAGCAGATTTGCAAAGTACAGAAGGCTGCTGATCGTCTCAATATCCCCTTGCATTTGGTGGAGATGGAGGAGGAATTCAAAAAAAGGATCATTGCCTATTTCACAGATTCTTATTGCCAAGGCCGAACCCCGAACCCCTGTGTCGTCTGCAACCGAGAGATTAAATTCGGTCTGCTCACCGAGGCTATGCTTGCTCAGGGCATGGACAAGGCTGCCACCGGCCATTATGCGGGCATACATCAGGTAGACGATATAAACGGCACCGCTCTTCTCCGACGAGGCAAAGATCCGACAAAGGATCAATCCTACTTTCTTTGTCGCCTTTCTTCGCAACAGCTTCAACACACTCTTTTTCCCTTGGCTGATTATTGCAAAAAAGACATTTTCCTCCAGGCTCAGGACTTCGGATTTACCCAATTCGGCGGTGATGAAAGTCAGGATGTCTGTTTTCTTGTTCATCAGAACTTGGCGGCCTTTCTTTCCGAACAGGGAATGAAGAGCATGAGAGGAGAGATTGTCACCAAGGACGGCAGGGTGCTGGGCAGCCACCAAGGAAGCTGGAAATACACCGTGGGGCAGCGGAGAGGCTTAGGCATACCGGATGCAACACCTTGGTATGTGATCGGGCTTGATGCGAAAAACAACCGAGTCATTATCGGAAAGAATGACGAGCTCTTTCAGCGGGAACTCCTCCTCTCTAATATGCAATGGCAGTTGGAGTTACCAATTCCCTGGCAAGGCAAGGTGCAGCTTCGTTCGCGCCATCAGGCTGCTGAGGCAGAGGTCAATCCTGTCGAGAACGGAAATTGGCGGATTCGATTTCAAGAACCTCAGCGGGCAGTGACTCCGGGACAATTCGCTGTCCTGTATCAGGAGGATATGGTGGTTGGATCGGGAATTATACAATCCTAA